CAATGCCCGATGCAATGCCTGTCTGTGGTGGGCTGCTCGGCATGCAGGGGTGTGCTGCAGGACCACTCCTGTGTCAATGGGTCACGGCCTTCCCTGACTCTCCAGGTACAGCCTGAGCCAGTACGTTAGAGAGTTTTCATATGAGATAGCCTGGGCTCCTGCCACCTCTTAAATTATCGAAAAATACTAAACCTTTTTTGGGTAGTCTCCTatgagcttttttctttttaaactctaagggtctttctttttaaacattaagGGACTTATTAAATAGGAGTTTTGTCtgtattgcatgtgtgtgcactacatgcaagcctggtgcctgcagaaggcagaagagggtgttggatcccctggcactggagttatgAATGTTTGTGAGCAGCcgtgaggatgctgggaactgaacctggatcctgtgtaagaacaacaagtgctcttaataactgagccatctctcaagctccaGACCTGTTCTTATATTacttaaataaacaaaagttaTCTCGAATTATGAGAAAAGAAATTTGGGCATTTTCCTCCAGGCTAAGACTTTGTATGAGCGCAACCATAACTAGACAGGGCCGCAGTTTGCTTTTTGAAGGCTGGGGATCATGAACCTCAAACTGGTTCTGAATTctctattctcctgcctcaacctcttgaATAATGGGATTACAGGGCTACACTATCATGTCTGGTTGAAGGAAGTCAGAcccaggggttggagagatggctcagcagttaaaagcacttggcgaatcttccagaggtcctggctGGGTTCCCAGCACGTACAAGGCAGCTAAAAACTGTAACtcggttccaggggatctgatcccctcttctggcctccatggactgGAGGCACGTTCTtggtatatagacatacatgcaggcaaaacactcaaatacatataaaagaaaaaataatgaattaaaaaatgtaaaagtagcCAGActctagccaggtgtggtggcatatgcctgccATCCTAGCTTACAGGCTGAGGAAGGAATGAGGGCTCAGGGCCAGAGGTCAGGGCAGGAGCGCTGAGTGTGTAGGTCTAGGCTGGCCTGCATAGGGAGACCCAGTAATCAAAAGGTTGAAGCTGCTGTGTCTTAAGCACACAGACTGTTCTGTTTCTCCTGCTTTCTTTTATGGCATAAAGCCCTTCCTTCTGTTCTACTAAGAGGTTCTCAGGCACCAAGGGGACCCCTTCCTCCTAGCAGGGACTAGTTTAAAGCAGggaaaataaacaaacccaaGCCTTCAGTCCACCACCGACATCACTACTGGGCAGTAAGAACAGTCATGTAATATAAGTCAGATCTTGCGAAGACCTTTCATGGAAGCCACAGAGCCCCCAGTGACAGCCGACCGTCGGGCTTCTAGACACTACCTCCAGAGCCCAAGGGGAGGTGACTAGTCACTAAAGCTACTGCTTATGAGGCTTACTCAGATGCTTGAAGCTCCAGCTACAGCACAGGACAAAGTAGCCAGCAAAGAGCATGGTGAGGCCACCAACACCACTCTTCTTTATGGTGGTGTTGCACTGCACCCAGCCTGTTCAAACAGAGGCAAGGCACATGGTTAGTGGCTGGGCTGGGGCCCAGTATATTCAATTGCCCTGCTTGTTTGGGCCGTGAACTCTAACTCACAGAACTTAAGAGTGCTCTATTCAAAGTATCTATACATGTCTACATTTCCATGGACAGCAGGGCTAAGCTGTGGAGGGCTACTTCAGATCGTCTGTTCCCACACTGGGAGCTGGGTTAAGCTCGAGTGATACAGAGGAGTATACTAGGTTAACTGTTGCCTTCACTGATCactgtggggaggggagagagggagggctgGGGACGGGTGGCAGGGTGGGTTTTAAGAAGTGAAAGCCACATAATAAACGGGGGCTGCTGCTCTGCTAGCTCTGGGGTTCTGCCGAAATGGAACCAGACAGAAGGACAGTTGCTCCTCGTTGTCTCTGCTTTGGTTAACCAGCCTACAGCTGAGAAACGTCTCCACAGGCCTGGAGCCAGCAAGAGAACCAAGAGCCAGTAACACTGTTCTCACCTTTGTGCACAGCTCCCAAGAGTCTCATAAGAGGGAGGCTGGAAGTTGTAAGCGCCAGGGGTTCCAGACTCCTGCTATCAGCCGAACTTCGTCCCCACCAAGGAACTACGGTTCCAAACAGAAGTCACTGTGACAGTTGATCTAGAATAATCCCTTCCCCCAGCCAGCATGTGGTCACATGTCCTTGCAACTAGGCCTCAGGAAAAGCACGACTGAGGCGGGTGAATGAGCACCTCACTGGGCCGCAGTTACAATACACACAGAAGTAAAGTCCGCCTCAGGCCCAAAGCTCTTACTGACCGAGGCTTGCACTGTGGTGAATGCTCTGCCTGCCCTGTGTGTGCTCATGTCTGGCTAACCCTCGTTTTATTATCTGCTGCAAACTTAGGGAGAAGCATGACTTTACTACAGGTTGAATACCCTGAAATCCGTGGACCAAAGAGTTTAGATTCTGGACCGAAAATAAATCTGGACcatctacatatatataatcttgaACCCCAAACCCAGaacctctctgttctctgcacccCTACCCCACTGTCGCCTGAGCCCAGGATCTTACAGATGCTAGAAATGCACGGCTGCACGCCctcaccactgagctgcatccagTCCCCCACATCAGTTTTCTTTCACATGAGTTTGTCAGATGAACCCTGCCAACATATTCTGAAGACTGTCTGTCTGTTTGAAAGCATGCCTGTTCTGACTGCGGCCCACCCACCAGTGGTGCTCGGCTTCCCAGGACTGCTGAGACCCATGTCAGCATTCAAGATGCTGCCTTCTGCAGTGGGGTGGCTTTGAGCCTAGAAATGATCAACATGCACTGGAAATAACTGCTTCCCCTGCAGACATCGTCATTCTAGCTTTATCCACTGCGGATGCTGAGACCCCCACTGCAGGCCTCCTTCAAACCTTCTGTTTCTCCACTGCGAATGCTAAGACCCCACTGCAGGCCTCCTTCAAACCTTCTATTTCTCCACTGTGAATGCTAAGACCCCACTGCAGGCCTCCTTCaaaccttctgtttctcctctgtgAATGCTAAGACCCCACTGCAGGCCTCCTTCaaaccttctgtttctcctctgtgAATGCTAAGACCCCACTGCAGGTCTCCTATTTATTCTGAAGCATGAATAACAAACGGAGTCAGGAAATGATGCACATGATTTCTTTTCCACAGGTCTCTCCATGTTCAAGCCAGATAGCTCATCTTTACTGCCCAGGGTTGTCTGGTCTTTTTTGGTTTGTCAGACAGATGGGGCTAGCAGGTGTGGTAAAAGCTGCTGTGGATATAAGTATGCTCAAATGATCATATTATACAGCAATGGAAAACAGCACATTGGGGCATGGACAGagggctcaggagttaagagcactcgctactcttgcagagggctcaggtttggttcccaaaaCCTATGTGGTTCCTGGGGGTTGGACACccctttctggtttccatgggcaaCTGCATGCACTGATGCACACAGCACATGAGCTCCcattcacacacacttacatcaaacaaacaaacaaaaccttcctagttaggtgtggtagcacagtcctttaatcccagcagttgggaggctgaggcagggggaatctctgtgagctcaaggccagcctggtcttcaaagcaagttcaggacagccagggctggttGCACTGAGAagccctatcttgaaaaacacaataaaacaaaaatcttaaaaactaaactaaaccaaccaaaaaaaccccaaaccccatTGGCTTTTTAATGAATCACACATTACATACTCATGGAGGGTCAAAGTCTCTTAAACAGTGGAGAGCTAGCTGCAGTGGTGAAGGCTGTATcctgaccactcttccagaggaccagttcagtccccagcacccacatccagcAGCTttcaaccacctctaactccagcaccaaggacctgatgccctcttctggcctccatgggcactgcacctTCTACATCTCTCCAATACTTACATCCCAACTCACACACTTGCAattaagttgttgttgttgttgttttttaagtcaAACCACAAAGCCTGGAGATGGAGCTCACCTCAAAACACAAAGTGTAACCTCAAGAAAACGGCCACCTTGGGCCTTTCTTCCCTACCTGCCACTCAGAAACACTGGACTCATCCCATATAGCCTTACACGTAggacttcctttcttctttctttcttttttttttttttccttccttccttccttccttccttccttccttccttccttccttccttccttccttccttccttccttccttcctccctttccccccaaGACTATGTAGCACTGGTTATTCTGAAACTCCTGTAGACTAGGCTAAccctgaactcaaagatccacttgcctagGCGTGCACCAACATGCCTGGCTTATCCACTAAATTCCTATTATGCCTCTTCCCAGCATATAAAGTCAACTGCTATCTGGATTGGCAGCCTGTCCCAGTCTAACCTTCAACTCTcaatgggggagaagggagaaggaacaTTAAAATTGACTCTGGATCAAGAATTCTCTTCCATCAACCAAGTCAAATGTGGGGTAGACTGTGTAGAGAATTAGTTAACTGAAGCAAAGGGACTAATTCTGACCCTTATTTCAAAGGCAGGCCATTCTGGAGGAGCAGGATGACCCTTGAAAATGTGCTCACTTACCTTTCGAGATGGTCCTGCCCTGTAAAGTGGCAAGAGAAGGCATCTGAACTGCTGAGTTCCAAGGCTGAGGCCTCCTTGGCAACACCCCTAGTCCAGCATAAGCAGGATACAGTTCTGGAAAccactccagtcccagggaccTGGGAAGGGCCTCTGaggtagcagcagcagcatgacTGATGAAGTTTTTAGGAACAGGATACTGAGCTGGGTATGACACTAAGCAGTGCCCTGCCTGGGCTGTGTGGGGTTGGCAGAAAGATGTGGGTTCCAGATGTTCCAGATGTCCCAGAGCATCCCTTTCATTTCCCACTGAGAGGGTTATGGCAGGGACTTGACTTTGGCCACAGAACTCGGCTTTCTCTTCTGGAGTAGATGCCACAGTCAGAGATGAGAGGCTCTGATTCCCTGGCCCTGGCACAGAGAGGAGGTTACTCAACGCTCCCTGTGGTGGCATGAACACATTCTTAAGTTGAAGGGCGGCCTGTGGCTTTGCCTCTGTGGCTGTAATGGGGTCTTTACCACTGTGGCCTAAGCCAGTCCCTTCCTGTACTGTGACAGAAATCCCATTTTCAGTATTTCCCTTGCTGTGGCTCAACTCCATCCCAAGGCCAAGCTCCTGACGCTCTCTGACCTGTGCTTTACCCAGCAGGCCAGGGTGAAGGCCCAAGAGGAGTGATTCTGACTTCTGGGTCTCCATGTtaccagggtggggagatactCCCGAGAAGTGGCCTCCATCTTGGGAACCTTTTTCCCTGCTCAACACTGACGGTGCTACTCTCTGAACCCCATGGCTGCCATTCTTTGAAGAATGACGATCACCAATAGGCACATCTAATAATTTTATCCGAAACTTCTGTCTTTGGGGATCAACTGTGTCTAATTTGAGCCTGGCAGAAATGGCTGGTTTAGCATGAGGCTGAACTGATGGATATTCTCTATCCTGAGTAGTAAAAAGAGGTTCCATTGAGCTGACCAGTGAAGGTGCTTCTGTCTCTGAGGGACAACAAGGACTTCCCTCGAACTCGGACACATCTTGGGTGAGTTCTCTCTTGGGAGAGGTGGCATCTGACGCAGGAGACTGAGGGGTCGTGGCTCTCTGCAGAGTCACCTCTGGCTTGGCATGTCCGAGTGCTTGGAAGGAGAGCTGGTTTTGATCTTTGGTTTCTCCTACTATTTCTGTAGTGCGCGCACAATCCAAGACACCCTCTGGAAGCGGAAAGGTTGCCGCTGTCCACTCTGCTCGGCTGGTTTCCACTTTCACAGCTCTTTTCAAACCTTCGAGTGCTAGCTCCTTCCCTTTAGTGCTGGTTaagtctctggaaggccttttctcttttttagcaAGTGCAGCTGGCTTGGACTGAGAAACTTTTTGGTCAGGAGATATGGACGGTCCTATCATTTTACAGTGCGGCAAGTGGGATTTTAATCGTTTAAATGGCTTCTTACAATAAGGACACACCTCCATGTGGGGCTCGGCTCCTCCACTCATGCTCTTCCTGGAAGGTAAAGATGAGAGATGATGAGCGATACAGAGACACTGGCAACAGCTGATGGATGGATTTTTAActtcttattttgtttgcttttcttaagATAGGCTttcatgtgtagcccaggctggcttcaaatccactatgtagccttgtctacatagtgagctccagtacagacagagctacatattAAGACCATCCTCCAACCCCCAAAAAAGCAATAACaacccaaaacaataacaaaaaacaaagcaacacaaaaaccaaaagacTTAACATCCAGTAAGTTAATGTTTAGTCAGAGGAAATGACAGCAAGAATTCTACTTTATGTCATTTATGTCAAGTGGAGGCTACATGAGTTTAATCAAAttgtttaacaacaacaaaaaacaaccttaaacattacaaaaaaagaaaaagaaaaagacctacTTAGGCCCTTTAAAAGCACTTAAGAACATCTATCGCTATTACggaagacctgggttctgttcctggcacccacatcaggcCGCTCATAACAGAATGAGAAGAGATAAAACAGGAAGGATGTGACTGCTCCTATGTGTGGTAGCAGGGAAAGtctattgtagataaaagggagaaaataacCAGAAGCaaagacatctgggagagtccagagtggacatgagCCTGCAGCCGGGCCTTATGAgaagagcaggggaggggagaggagaagggagagccaCAGAGTAAAAGGAAGACTAAAGGACTGGCAGCCAAAATGGCTGGATGATATGGGGAAGGGCAGCTGGGAGTTCAGGCTAGAATGCGGGGGATGGCAGCCATACCTTGTAACTAGTAGGgatgagggatgctgggaggaccAGGAGGCCAAGTCCATTATGACACGTTAAACAGGCACCATTcatttgtcctgggtttgagacctaacaataaccacctgtaactctccTTTTGGGGGGAATCTGGTATCCTCTGACCTCCTAGCCACTGTGTGCACATATAACACACTCATGCAGGCACACAGACATGTAAAAAAGTGAAAGGGGTCCACCAGGTGAGTATTCCTGCCCAGAGCCCTTCCCACTCTCAGGAATTCTTTAATAAGTCATATTCACTCTCCTTGACCCTGTCCTCTAAGGATGAAATGAGGAGGGATGATATCCATGGGGGTGCAAAAACTGGTTAGAACAGTTTCTAAAGTTACACAAGCAGGGTTCAACTGGGGTGTAAGGACTCAGGAGAGAACTCTCTTTATCAGCTGGAGCTCAGTAGGTTGAGTGTTTGCCTGGcaagcaggaagccctgggttccatccccagcacagcataaaGCCTGATACTGTGGTAGACATTTACAATTTCAGCACCCTGAATTAGAGACAGGATGGCCAGGTCAAGAGACTAGCCTGAGAGTCGTGAgatcccgtctcaaaaaaaaaaaaaaaaaaaaaaaatcaagggtttCCCTTACTTCAGGAGAAATGAATCTGAATCTCTGCTCATATTAATCTAGCAACacgcacatatataaaaataacaatgaacaGATGATATGAGCCCcaatttttaagttataaattgtaatataattattgtatatgtataatattgaaCATTATCAATTAGTTTGAAATTTTTGATAAATAGGTATCATgtaaaaatactttcaaaatttaCATTACACACCATCTATTTCTTGTTATTCTCTAGAGTTGGGAAAGGAGACTGTTGAGTTACAAAGCTCGGCTGTGAGCTACTACTGCTTCTTCAAAATTCCAAAGGCCAGGAAACATACCTATCCTGGGCACGGCTACATTCTCAAAATCTAGTATCACAAAGCATATTGTGTACCCCTGCGAGCTCTGAGGAAGCTGAGGTAGTTTaatgtcagcctgggctacacagggagattGTCTCTCAGACAATTCAACACACATAGCCAGCCCTCTAACACTGAAGTTGGTGTAAgacatttgttgaatgaataaacatGTGTACTATAACTACTTAATACCGTGACTGAAAATAGCTCCTGGCCAgtaaacagattaaaaaaaaaaaaaaaaaaccaaaaaagtctGAAATCACTTCACAAAATAAATATCCATTTATTAAAGCAACCAGCACTTTATCGTTCATGAAATGCAAACCCAAACTCTTTTCCACTGAGTGCACAGTGACTCTTCTGTTAGTGAgaacacactgacacactgaaGGGAAGTGATAAACTGTTTTGCAAAATGCACATGACAAAGACAATACTTGGGCTTTCCAATTTTAACAGTGCACTTTTCTAGATTGTTTTTAGATGATGAGGTCTCACTTGGTAGCCTTGTCTGCCCTAGAACTCTCACTAGgtagactaggatggccttgaactcatagatcagcttgcctctgtctcctaagtagcGGGATTAAAAATTGTGCGCTACTATGCCAGGCCCTGCGCCCTACACCTTAACAAGGGTTTCGTTTTTTCCTGCCTGACCTTTTGTCTACTTTCCTAAAGACCCCCACGCGTGTGGATCACTGTTCACGTGTTTGGCAGAAACTTTGAACATCAGTTTGTGTAAGACGATCAGAGATAAGTGGGGAGCTGATACAAGAATATGACCAAGTACTGAGTCCTATACAAATAATTGGATTATGCTCCTGGCAGATAATCGGGAATGCTTCTGAAAACCAAAGTTAAGACTTCCCCCAAGTCTCTTGGGCCCAAAGTACACCtattctggtggtggtggtggtggtggtgaaatcAATCTTTAAAATCGGAGACAAGgtttcaagtagcccaggctggcttcgaacttgtTACACAGTCGAGGATGTCTTTGACCTCCTGGTCTTCCAGCCTCacctcccaagaactgggatgACAGGTGCACGCCACTCACGGAGTGAGTGGGACCTCGAGGGCAGGGACCTCGCGGCTTGCTCTGATCACGCTCACCTCGCCTCGAGCGAGCTCTGTTCTCCTATTCTCGCGGCCGGGCTCCTACGCCAGTCTGTCTCCCCACACTTTTCCGTCTTGCGGCTTCCAGCAGGTGGGCGTGGCCGTTCCCGATCGGGGCTGGATCTCCGTTATCCCGTTCACCTGTTCCGCACTTCTCTCTTGACCTGCAACAAAGGTCTCGGAAAATAGCCCAGCCCTTAGATACTCCACTGAACAGGCTCCGCACCGTTCGGAGACGCGAAGTTCTATGCAACACTCCCTTAGAACACGGAGCCCTCCAACACCTTCACAACCATCAGACCCTGAGCCTGTGGCCGTCCGCGTCAGTGCCTGATGGATCTCGTcgggttatttttaaatttttcacctCAGAGAGTCTCAACGCAGATACAAGTATCAGTTATTGTCAAATAGTTTAATTTATCTAAAACCTGGCTTGACTTTTACGGCGTGTCCCGCTTTGTTCTTGAACAGGCGCGTGCCTCGGACACCTAAACGGGGGTCCTGGAAGTTCCCTGTTAGTCCTCCCTCCAGGACCCGCTTCTTCCTGCGTGCGGTGTTCTGGGTAAGCGCGGCCGGCGTCCCGCCTCTGCGCAGCCGCAGGAGGACAGTACCACGGCGCCTGCGACATGGGGAGGCGCGGAGGAGACACCGGAAGTAGCTGTGGTACGGGTCGGACTGAGGGGTACTCACCGCCCGCAGCCTCCACCCGCGCGGCAGTCAGAGCTCAGGCCCGCGGTGGTGGGCGTGGCGGTCTCCGGAACACAACTCCGACTGTTCGCTGTCGGCGCGGGGCGGCGCCGCGTCGCTCGCCTTCACCAGCTGCCATGAGCGAGCGCCTCCGCCCCaggtgagaggagggaacccaCTTTCTCTGCGGCCCCTCGGCCGACGATGTGCGCCCTGGAGCCGAGGGGCTCACGAAGCCGGGGTGGTGCTTGGCTCTTGTCTGCGCTGCTCTGCGGTCGGAGGAGGCGGGGAGAAGGTTGCGCGGCCTCTGACACCTGGACCCTGTGGGTAGCCAGAGAGGTGACTCTCTGGAATCCAGGGCTACCCCTTCTGCgtctttttctagttttcttcGTCTTCTGCCCTTTCCACTTTGGAATGAGGTTTGTTCGGTCCTACGAGACAGACGGTGGTCCTTCCTAAATTTaggcgggtggtggtggtggggggggggatgggagggatCGCCGATCTTGAAGGGACAGCCCCTTGAGGCGCCTCTGAGAGGGGACGGGAGGCTTCGGGGGCGGGGAGCTGCTGGCGCCCCAAGGTCAGGAGAAAGGCGGGGGTTGGGCTTAACCCTGCAGCTGGGAGGGCTTAGGGTGGACCGCGGCGCTGTGTCCTCATCTGTTGGAAACCCCGAAGGACTGATGGACCCGGCTGGGTGGTGAGCCACTCTCGGTTGTAGCATTAACAGGCAGGATTCTAAACAGTTTGGATGGGGAGCCGTTTGCCTGTGAGCAGGGAGGTGGCTAACATTGCGAGTTTTTCTCCTTACCCTCTCCACTGAGCCTGGCGGAGGCCCTAGGCGGCCCCTCGGGGCTTTAAGCCCGATCCGGAtgaagtttcttttcttattttcagtCTTCGAGAAGGTGGGAAGAAGTAAGTTGGGACTCCTTACCTCAGAATGAAGAAGGCCTGCTTTATTTCTTAACTAGAAAGTCTCCCAATATGAAGCTTGACGACCTATATACATCACTTAAGTtgtactttttcatttttctggtgGAGAACATAGAACAGATTTAGAGAGACTCCTTTAGTTATGTAAGCCTATCCAGGTTTACGTCTCTTTATTATTCCGTAGTAGTCTTAGGCTTAAATAAGGTGGACCATAggcttgcttttttattttctctcataaacgattttatttttttatgcatatgagtgttttccctgtgtATATGGATGTATACCGTGACATGCGTGTCTGGTGTCCACGGAGGTCCCAGGAGGGCTGGGAACAAAACCCCAGTCCCCTGTAGGACTAACAGGGGTTCTCAGtggctgggccatctccccaaccctgggTCTTATCCTTCCATTCGTTGGTCGTGAATGTAATCATTCTTTTGCAAGGCTTCTTGAAACAGTTACCTCATGGGATTGGGGTTCCCCAACATTCTGAGATGATTTGATGATCCAGTGGAGAAAATGTTGAGGTCCCTAGACTGAATTGAGTTACTGATAATGGTTCTGTAGTAATAGAGGGAGAAAGCCTGTACTTGTGTCAAAAGATGATCAAACTCAATTGGAAATTAGAAGATGTTTCCCAAATTATAATCTGGTCTGTGGCATTAATGTAGTACCAAAAGGTTTAATCTTACTGATTGTGCAGATAGAATGAAGCCATAATCTTGCCAATTATTAAAAACCATTGAAAGGTTTAAATTAGGTCAAGTTGGAATTATGGCCCAGTTACAGCCATACCATTAGAGTTAGGGTTGTGACCTTTAGATGCAGTAAGCCTGAGCTGACTGCCATCTTTTAGATTCTCTTGGAATGTCTCCCTCATGTGACAGCCctcagcattttctttcttttttttctttttctttttttttttttttttttttgtttgtttgtttgtttgttttgagacagggtttctctgtatagctctggctgtcctggaactcactctgtaagccaggctggccttgaactcagaaatccgcctgcctctgcctcccaagtgctaggattaaagaagacgtgggccaccaccacccggccagcattttctgttgctaacagattttttttttttaatctaatgcTGCAGACAAGTAGTCTGAGTTTGTACTGATTGTAGATTCTTTTTATCTAATATACTTATAGGAATCCTAGTGTGTTTATATCTTCTGGTGACTTCTTTAAAAGAATCCAGTTGTCGAGGAcagaccttctttttttttcttgcctatttttttttttcccctttctcttcaccAATGAGCTAGCTTGGCCCCTTCTGGTGTCAGACTTTCACAGGAGACTTAGAACACTGTAGAAGGGTAGGTGTGTGGGAAGGAAGTCTGCCTTATCACAGATCTCAAGTGTCCACGAATGAACTGGGAGAGAGACACCTAATAGTAAGAAGCATTTGAGATAGAGTGTGGTTGtacttgtctttaatcccagccctcaagaggcagaggctctTTGAGTCCATGGCCAACTTGTTTTGTAGAGCCAGTTCCAGCCTAGCCAGGATACATAgtatacattttataataaaatgaattGAAAACCAGTTGCTGTACTTGATGATGGAATTTGCCTGGGgttcttgaagaggaccaggaagataagacagaagtgaGATATGAAAAGTGATGGAGTCAGCCATCCTGGGGGGGTAACAGATGCCCAGCAATTGTTTTTCGTAAGTGGAAAGGAGGTGCATGGAAAACCAGTGAACTGACTGGTCATGTGAGTTATCAGTAAGGGTATTGGAAGCTGAGTGTTGCTAGGGAGCCATCTAATAACAAAACCCAAGAACAACACGAGTGGAGACTAGGTAGAGCTCATTCTTAACTCATTACCACCCAAAGGAGAGGACACCTCACAGGTCAGAGAGGTAGTGCTTGTACATTGAGAAACTGACACGTCTTATGACTTTTCCAGAGGTAGATGAGAACTATACAACAGCCCAGTGTTGTTCTTGTTCCTGGGAGGAAACATGCCTTGTTTCAGATGAGGAGATGCCAATTTTGGTCAGCCTCATAAAGTTTGGGTGGAGTGACTCAGCAGCCCCAAGCATAACCAGCTGTTGCTATGCTGATAAGATAAAAGTTGAGGCGCCAGTGTGCTGCCACTGTGAGTTTCTCTCCCAGCAGATGTAGCACAGCCTCATGTAAAAGGCCTGTAATGGGATGAAGGAGAAACTTCTTAGTTCAAATTTATATACTAAgttattgatttgtttgtttagtcatttattttttgagacagggtctcactatgtaaccctggctgttttGGAGCTCTCTGttatagactaggctggacttacactcacagagatctgtttgtgtctgtctgctgaatgctgggatcaaaggtgtgcccTTGTTTAGATTTATACTAGGGTACTCACTTAATGGTTATTAAGACTTGATGTGTCTAGGGCTGTAGCTCTAGAGCCCGTAAGACCTACCAAatacaaggccttgggttcaaccCAAGCACCACAGAGAAAACAAGACACACTCGAAAGAACTATGCCAAAATAAAAACCTGGtatttatcttgtttttaattttcaagtaGTTGAAGAATATTGTGCTGGTTTTCTGGGAGAGAGTTAAGAAGCGGAAAGAGATTCTTATTTTATTGCTCTATGGGATAAACTGTGTAGTCTCCAGCTAGTCACAATTCTTGGGTCTGTCTATAATTCCAttttcaggggatctgacgctcacatagacatacatgcaggaaaaacagcaataaaataaaaataaattatttaaaaagaggaGGGGGTCTGCTTTCCTCATCATTGGCTTTTCTGTGTCTGacttaaacacacatacagattcCCTCCCTCTAGCCCTCCctcacacatacattctctcttGCTTACTCTCACAtacgcaagcacacacacacacac
The nucleotide sequence above comes from Arvicanthis niloticus isolate mArvNil1 chromosome 6, mArvNil1.pat.X, whole genome shotgun sequence. Encoded proteins:
- the Mtnap1 gene encoding mitochondrial nucleoid-associated protein 1 isoform X1, with the translated sequence MSGGAEPHMEVCPYCKKPFKRLKSHLPHCKMIGPSISPDQKVSQSKPAALAKKEKRPSRDLTSTKGKELALEGLKRAVKVETSRAEWTAATFPLPEGVLDCARTTEIVGETKDQNQLSFQALGHAKPEVTLQRATTPQSPASDATSPKRELTQDVSEFEGSPCCPSETEAPSLVSSMEPLFTTQDREYPSVQPHAKPAISARLKLDTVDPQRQKFRIKLLDVPIGDRHSSKNGSHGVQRVAPSVLSREKGSQDGGHFSGVSPHPGNMETQKSESLLLGLHPGLLGKAQVRERQELGLGMELSHSKGNTENGISVTVQEGTGLGHSGKDPITATEAKPQAALQLKNVFMPPQGALSNLLSVPGPGNQSLSSLTVASTPEEKAEFCGQSQVPAITLSVGNERDALGHLEHLEPTSFCQPHTAQAGHCLVSYPAQYPVPKNFISHAAAATSEALPRSLGLEWFPELYPAYAGLGVLPRRPQPWNSAVQMPSLATLQGRTISKVPWWGRSSADSRSLEPLALTTSSLPLMRLLGAVHKGWVQCNTTIKKSGVGGLTMLFAGYFVLCCSWSFKHLKLQRWRK
- the Mtnap1 gene encoding mitochondrial nucleoid-associated protein 1 isoform X2 encodes the protein MSGGAEPHMEVCPYCKKPFKRLKSHLPHCKMIGPSISPDQKVSQSKPAALAKKEKRPSRDLTSTKGKELALEGLKRAVKVETSRAEWTAATFPLPEGVLDCARTTEIVGETKDQNQLSFQALGHAKPEVTLQRATTPQSPASDATSPKRELTQDVSEFEGSPCCPSETEAPSLVSSMEPLFTTQDREYPSVQPHAKPAISARLKLDTVDPQRQKFRIKLLDVPIGDRHSSKNGSHGVQRVAPSVLSREKGSQDGGHFSGVSPHPGNMETQKSESLLLGLHPGLLGKAQVRERQELGLGMELSHSKGNTENGISVTVQEGTGLGHSGKDPITATEAKPQAALQLKNVFMPPQGALSNLLSVPGPGNQSLSSLTVASTPEEKAEFCGQSQVPAITLSVGNERDALGHLEHLEPTSFCQPHTAQAGHCLVSYPAQYPVPKNFISHAAAATSEALPRSLGLEWFPELYPAYAGLGVLPRRPQPWNSAVQMPSLATLQGRTISKVPWWGRSSADSRSLEPLALTTSSLPLMRLLGAVHKGWVQCNTTIKKSGVGGLTMLFAGYFVLCCSWSFKHLTSRGS
- the Vcf1 gene encoding protein VCF1 isoform X4, with the protein product MGRRGGDTGSSCGTGRTEGYSPPAASTRAAVRAQARGGGRGGLRNTTPTVRCRRGAAPRRSPSPAAMSERLRPRIPGTQSLQAATAEGAAAAAASIAQTGPVGQRAA